A portion of the Streptococcus urinalis 2285-97 genome contains these proteins:
- the era gene encoding GTPase Era, whose translation MTFKSGFVAILGRPNVGKSTFLNHVMGQKIAIMSDKAQTTRNKIMGIYTTDNEQIVFIDTPGIHKPKTALGDFMVESAYSTLREVETVLFMVPADEKRGKGDDMIMERLKAAKVPVILVINKIDKVHPDQLLEQIDDFRNQMDFKEVILISALQGNNVETLLQVLKDNLEEGFQYFPEDQITDHPERFLVSEMVREKILKLTEQEVPHSVAVVVDSMKRDPETDKVHIRVTIMVERDSQKGIIIGKQGAMLKKIGKMARRDIELMLGDKVYLETWVKVKKNWRDKKLDLADFGYNEKEY comes from the coding sequence ATGACTTTTAAATCAGGATTTGTGGCAATCTTAGGTCGCCCAAATGTTGGTAAATCAACTTTTTTAAATCATGTCATGGGGCAAAAAATTGCCATTATGAGTGATAAAGCGCAAACTACTCGAAATAAAATAATGGGTATCTACACAACTGACAATGAGCAAATTGTCTTTATCGATACCCCTGGGATTCACAAACCAAAAACAGCTTTAGGTGATTTTATGGTTGAGTCTGCCTACTCAACATTAAGAGAAGTTGAAACAGTATTGTTTATGGTTCCTGCCGATGAAAAACGTGGCAAGGGTGATGATATGATTATGGAGCGACTAAAAGCAGCAAAGGTTCCTGTTATTTTAGTTATCAATAAGATTGATAAAGTTCATCCAGATCAGCTTTTAGAACAAATTGATGATTTTAGAAATCAAATGGACTTTAAGGAAGTCATACTAATATCTGCACTTCAAGGAAATAACGTCGAAACCTTATTACAAGTTTTAAAAGATAATCTAGAAGAAGGGTTTCAATATTTTCCAGAAGATCAAATAACAGATCATCCTGAAAGATTCCTAGTTTCAGAGATGGTACGTGAAAAGATATTAAAACTAACGGAACAAGAAGTACCGCATTCAGTTGCTGTTGTAGTTGATAGTATGAAACGCGATCCTGAAACAGATAAGGTTCATATCAGAGTAACCATAATGGTTGAACGTGATAGTCAAAAAGGAATTATCATTGGAAAACAAGGTGCCATGCTCAAAAAGATTGGTAAAATGGCACGACGTGATATTGAACTTATGTTAGGAGATAAAGTTTACCTGGAAACTTGGGTCAAAGTCAAAAAAAATTGGCGTGACAAAAAGCTTGATTTAGCAGACTTTGGTTACAATGAAAAAGAATATTAG
- a CDS encoding diacylglycerol kinase family protein, which produces MALQDNNSQKKWKNRDLLSSLEFATTGIFTAFKEERNMKKHAVSAALAILMGLVFSISAMEWLFLFLAIFLVITCEIINSAIENVVDLASHYHFSMMAKNAKDMAAGAVLVISIYAVITGMIIFIPKIWELIF; this is translated from the coding sequence ATGGCCTTACAAGACAATAATTCACAAAAAAAATGGAAAAATAGAGATTTATTATCCAGTTTAGAATTTGCTACGACTGGTATATTTACAGCATTCAAAGAAGAAAGAAATATGAAAAAGCATGCTGTATCAGCTGCTTTGGCTATTTTAATGGGTCTTGTCTTTAGTATATCTGCTATGGAATGGCTCTTTCTCTTTTTAGCAATTTTTTTGGTTATTACCTGTGAAATCATTAACTCAGCAATTGAAAATGTAGTGGATTTGGCAAGTCACTATCATTTTTCCATGATGGCAAAAAATGCCAAAGATATGGCTGCTGGAGCAGTTTTAGTAATTTCCATTTACGCAGTTATTACTGGAATGATTATTTTTATTCCCAAAATTTGGGAATTGATTTTTTAG
- the ybeY gene encoding rRNA maturation RNase YbeY has product MYVEMFDETGQVSKEIMEQTLELLNFAAEKTGKEDKEMAVTFVTNERSHALNLEYRDTDRPTDVISLEYKPEAPILIDEDELADNPELAEMMSEFDAYIGELFISIDKAKEQAQEYGHSFEREMGFLAVHGFLHINGYDHYTPEEEKEMFTLQEEILTAYGLTRQ; this is encoded by the coding sequence ATGTACGTAGAGATGTTTGACGAGACTGGACAAGTTTCGAAAGAGATTATGGAGCAAACATTAGAGTTGCTTAATTTCGCAGCTGAAAAAACAGGCAAAGAAGATAAAGAAATGGCTGTTACCTTTGTGACAAATGAAAGAAGTCATGCCTTAAATCTAGAATATCGCGATACGGATCGTCCGACAGATGTTATTAGTTTAGAATACAAACCTGAAGCACCTATATTAATCGATGAAGATGAATTAGCAGATAATCCTGAACTAGCTGAAATGATGTCTGAATTTGATGCTTATATTGGTGAATTGTTTATCTCTATTGATAAAGCTAAGGAACAAGCACAAGAATACGGGCATTCATTTGAACGTGAAATGGGATTTTTGGCGGTTCATGGTTTTTTACATATCAATGGTTATGATCACTATACCCCTGAAGAAGAAAAAGAAATGTTTACTTTACAAGAAGAGATATTAACTGCTTATGGCCTTACAAGACAATAA
- a CDS encoding GNAT family N-acetyltransferase has product MTSIEEKLSQLRQFETSRLLLRPVTLDDAQAMFQYASDEENVRFAFKRNETIDDTKAMIAKIYLAKPLGLYGIVEKESDTFIGTLDLQNLNVDLGRAEIGYCLNKRFWNQGYATEATKAFIKLYFEELKMNLLIAQHDTANPASGRVMEKAGMLFSHNMPYDKIDDKDLSRLITSATYVITKEDYFNALELTKKAETSR; this is encoded by the coding sequence ATGACAAGCATTGAGGAAAAATTAAGTCAATTGAGGCAATTTGAAACCTCAAGATTACTTTTAAGACCAGTAACTTTAGATGACGCTCAAGCAATGTTTCAGTATGCATCAGATGAAGAAAATGTTAGATTTGCTTTTAAACGCAATGAGACCATTGACGACACCAAAGCTATGATTGCTAAAATCTATCTTGCAAAACCTTTAGGTTTATATGGTATTGTGGAAAAAGAGTCTGATACCTTTATTGGAACATTAGACTTGCAAAATCTAAATGTTGACCTTGGTCGTGCTGAAATAGGTTATTGTTTGAATAAGCGATTTTGGAATCAAGGTTATGCAACAGAGGCAACAAAAGCATTTATTAAACTGTATTTTGAAGAGCTAAAAATGAATTTATTAATTGCTCAGCATGATACTGCAAATCCTGCATCTGGGAGAGTCATGGAAAAAGCAGGTATGTTATTTTCACACAATATGCCATATGATAAAATTGACGATAAAGATCTTAGTCGATTGATTACATCAGCGACTTATGTAATCACAAAAGAAGATTATTTTAATGCTTTAGAGCTCACGAAGAAGGCAGAAACAAGCAGATGA
- a CDS encoding uracil-DNA glycosylase family protein, translating to MTKLFKEIMNDEQNKEYTKKGIEPLYYTPKSAKIIIVGQAPGIKAQESRLFWNDKSGERLRDWLGVDEETFYHSDMFGIIPMDFYYPGKGKSGDLPPRKGFAEKWHPKLKEEMPEVELTILVGQYAQKHYLGKNAKKNLTETVKHYEDYLPEYLPLVHPSPRNQIWLKKNTWFEKDLVPELQKKVSQLIGKKDDKH from the coding sequence ATGACAAAACTATTTAAAGAAATCATGAATGATGAACAAAATAAAGAATACACAAAAAAAGGAATTGAGCCCCTTTATTATACACCTAAAAGTGCCAAGATTATTATTGTCGGACAAGCTCCTGGGATAAAGGCACAAGAATCTAGGTTATTTTGGAATGATAAAAGTGGTGAAAGACTTAGAGATTGGTTGGGTGTTGACGAAGAAACTTTCTATCATTCTGATATGTTTGGGATTATTCCAATGGATTTTTATTATCCAGGAAAGGGAAAATCTGGTGACTTACCCCCTCGTAAAGGCTTTGCCGAAAAATGGCATCCAAAGCTTAAAGAAGAAATGCCAGAAGTTGAGCTAACGATACTTGTTGGTCAATATGCTCAAAAGCATTATCTTGGAAAAAATGCTAAGAAGAATTTAACCGAGACAGTAAAGCATTATGAGGATTATTTACCAGAATACTTACCACTAGTTCATCCATCGCCAAGAAATCAAATTTGGCTTAAGAAGAATACTTGGTTTGAAAAAGATTTAGTCCCTGAATTACAAAAGAAAGTAAGTCAATTAATAGGTAAAAAAGATGACAAGCATTGA